In one window of Orcinus orca chromosome 17, mOrcOrc1.1, whole genome shotgun sequence DNA:
- the LOC125961814 gene encoding endogenous retrovirus group K member 10 Gag polyprotein-like: MGPLLLLLLLWLTGEALPPADWKSIAPACLNGGDYLIWKFDFYERAAEQAEKNAAHNIPVDYHMLIGEGQYLSLQDQLTYPFVAYPQINHLALQAWRKCPSTHKTEDLSKLRQGPDEPYADFVDRLSQAVGRLIVDGLTGTIVVKQLAFENANNECQAAIRPWRKRGTLEDYIHLCADIGPTYIQGAAVAAALTKVGFKNNQKKTKTCFKCGKAGPFARECRSFNSNPSPSFPTQKPPDGQKIPGLCPKCNRGKHWAQDCCSVAHKDGPPLSGNSSQGLPRPQQIIRAMSVYPPQIINQTLTKNKNIQYPRSPEQHQEAQDWSSVPPPDMY; the protein is encoded by the coding sequence atgggcccactgctccttttactactgctatggttgacaggagaagctcttccccccgctgattggaagtctattgcaccagcttgtttaaatggtggagattatttaatatggaagtttgatttttatgaacgggctgctgaacaagcagaaaagaatgctgcccataatattccagttgattatcatatgctgattggggaaggacaatatctttctttacaagatcaattaacttatccctttgttgcttatcctcaaataaatcatttggcattACAAGCCTGGAGGAAATGTCCTTCTACACACAAAACTGAAGATCTTTCAAAACTTAGACAGGGACCTGATGAACCATATGctgattttgtagataggttgtcACAGGCGGTGGGGAGACTCATTGTGGACGGACTCACTGGTACAATtgtagttaagcaacttgcttttgaaaatgctaataatgAGTGTCAGGCTGCGATTCGACCTTGGAGAAAACGGGGAACATTGGAGGATTATATTCACCTTTGTGCAGACATTGGGCCTACTTATATACAGggtgctgctgtggctgcagcattaactaaagtggggtttaaaaacaatcaaaagaaaacaaagacttgttttaaatgcggaaaggcaggtccttttgctagagaatgtaggtcttttaattctaaccctagtccttccttccctactcagAAACCTCCAGATGGTCAGAAAATCCCTGGTTTATGCCCTAAATGCAATAGGGGAAAACATTGGGCACAAGATTGTTGCTCAGTGGCCCACAAGGATGGGCCACCACTGTCGGGAAACTCTTCCCAGGGCCTTCCCCGGCCCCAACAAATAATAAGGGCAATGTCTGTGTATCCTCCTCAAATTATTAATCAGacattaaccaaaaacaaaaacatacaatatcctCGCTCTCCAGAGCAACACCAGGAAGCGCAGGACTGGAGCTCAGTACCTCCGCCCGATATGTATTAA